CCCTGGCGGCCATACGACGGAGCCGCCTGGGCCGCCGTCGTGATGTACAGCTCGTTGCCGTGCGGACCGCCGAACGCGCAGCTGGACACGTTCGGGGTGGGGACCGAGACGGCGCCGAGCGGGCGGCCGTCGGGGGTGTAACGGCGGACCTCGCCGGCGCCCCAGACGGCCAGCCAGAGGCAGCCCTCGCTGTCGACGGTGAGGCCGTCGGGCAGGCCGTCGCTCGCCGGGATCTCGATGAACGGCTCGGGCTCGGACGGGATGCCCGCGACGGCGTCCCACCGGTACCGATTGACCGTCTGCGCGATGGTGTCGGCGTGGTAGAACCAGCGGCCGTCGGGGCTCCAGTCGAGACCGTTGGACATGCCGATGCCGTCGGCCAGCGCCGCCGTGCTGCCGTCGGCGTCGACGCGGTAGAGCGTGCCGGTGAAGCGTGGGTCGTGTGCGGCGGTCCCAGCCACGAACCGGCCGCCGGGATCGCACTTGCCGTCGTTGAACTGGGTGGCGCGGTCGGGTTCGACCTGCTGCCAGAGCACGGGCAGATCGTTCCAGCCGGGCAGCACCAGGAGGCCGCGACGGCTCGCGAGCAGGTAGCCGCCGCCCTCGATGAGCGCCATGCTGCCCAAGGGCTCACCGATCTGGCGGTACGCGACGTCGCGGCTGGCGCGGTCCCACCGCCACAGGTGGCCGGCCGGGATGTCGACCCAGTAGAGGCTGTCGGTGGAGATGTCGTAGACGGGGCCCTCGCCGACGTCCGCGCGGCAGTGGACCAGCAGGCGCGGCTGGATCGTGTTCACCATCGTCGGTCGGCCCGTCCTCTCGTCGCGATGTCGTTCGGGGCGCGGGCCCGGACCGCCCGCCCCTGCACCACGGGCGGGCCGGGTCAGCTGCCGATGCTCTGAGAATTGGGGTCGCCGGCCAGCGCATCGGCGACCTCGGTCAGCCGGGCGGCGACCGCCGGGATGTCGCCCATCGCGAACCGGCTGGCCGGCGCGCTGACGCTCAGCGCGGCGGGCAGGCGGGTACCGAGGATCGCCACGGCGACGCAGCGGCCGTCCTCTTCGTTCTCGCCGTCGTCGATCGCGTAGCCCTGGCGTCGAATGCGGTCGAGCTCGGTGAGGAACTGGTCGGACGAGGTGATGGTACGGCCGGTGCGCGGCTTGAGATCTACCTGCTCGAGCAGCTCGGTGACCTGGGATTCGGGCAGCTGCGCGGCGATGGCCTTGCCCAGCGCGGTGCAGTACAGCGGGTCGCGGCTGCCGCTGACGCTCACCATGCGCACGGCGCGCGAGCTCTCGGCCACCTCGACGTAGCGGACGGCGGTGCCGTCGAGGACGCCCAGGTTGGTGGTCTCGCCGGTCTCGTCGCGCAATCGCTCCAGCATGGGCCGGGCGCGGTCCTGCAGGACCTCGAGGTCGCGGGACTGCATACCGACGAAGCCGAGGCCGAGCCGGTAGCGGCCGTCGCCGTCGCGCTCGACGTAGCGGTGCTTCTCCAGCGTCCACAGATAGCGGAACGCGGTGGCCTTGGCCATGCGGATGGAGCGGTGGATTTCGACGAGTGACATGGGCTCCGTCGACTCCTGGAGCACGTTGAGCATGGACACGACCCGTTCGACGGATCGATTGTTGTACTTGCGGGCCTGTTCCGGGGTCGCGGTGGCCGGATCGGGCGCGGCGTGGATATCGATGTGCTCGTCGGTGGACTCGGGGTAGAGATCGTTTGAGTTACGGCCTGCGGGCCGACTGCGTGGCATGACGCCGCCTCCATCGTTCTGGGCCTGAACCTGCAGTTTCAGAAGATACCGGAATCAAGATCATCTACCAGGGGCCAGTTTCGCGGACCCGCCACCCAGGCAGTCCTGCAGGACCCATCGCCCCGATCCGTGCCGCAGGTACCGCTGCGAACTCGCCCCCTGGCGCATGGTTTCCATAAGCATAGTGCGATTTGCCAAGTGGAGCACCAGTTTCGTTAAACAAAACACGCGGGATGATCGATCTTGTCCCCGTCCTGGGCACCTATCGGCCCGACTCGGTTCGCCATGGCGCCGACGGGGTGGCCGCCCCGCCCGTAGTTCCGGGTGACCCGTTCGACCCACGCCTGAGCCAGATCCTCGTGATCCTTGGCGTTGACCGGAGGGTCCGCAGCGGCTCTCGTACGCCTCGGCGCACGGCTGTCGGATGCGGTCCAGGTGGTTGGCTGCGCATTGACGGCCTGGAGCACCGGATCGGCGATGCCGGCGTCCTGGTCGGTGGCTGAAGCGTCGCCGGGAAAGTGTGGGGTCCTGCGTTTTGACTCGCCGCGGGCCGTGTCCGCCGGTTGATCGCGCTGCTGTCGAGGGTGACCGGCCGAGGGTGGAGGGCGGTGAACTGGGTGACGCCGCGGGCGGGGCGGCTGGCCTGGCGCTCCTGTCGGCTCCGGACGTGCTGGAGCAGTGCGTGCGCGCGTAGCGCCCGCGGCTGGGTCTCGGCACTGCCGACTGCGGCATCATCGCCTGGTGGTGACGTGGCCGATATTCGCCTGAACCGGTGGGCGTGCAGCCGAATCCGTGGCAGACTTCGAGTCGACAGACGATGAGTAGCAGTTCAGGGTGGGGTCGCATGCTGCGGCACGGGCAGCCGGTGGCGCCAGTTCGGCGGGTCACAGCACGTCTCCAGGTTGCGCATCGTCTGCGTCATAGGAGAATGGTCGATCAAGAGCCGGAGCCCGCCCGGTCACCTCGAACGAGGTGGTGAGGTGTTCGACACTCGCTCGTGATCGCACTGTCGGCTGCGACCCCGGCCAGCCGGAGACCCTGCCTGCCCACCATGCCGTGCGAGCGAGGTAACCGGACATGGCCGAGATGCCTGCGAATCCGATGTCCATCGAACTGAACGTCACCCACCGCATGCTCTGGTGGCAGACGCTCGAGGAGGACGATCTTCCCGAGCACTGGCACGTGTCCGCGGACGTGTGGAAGCTCGACGTGTGCCGCGACGAGCACCGCCACGTCGGCGACTTCGCGCTGGCCGTCGCCGATCTCAACGGCGACCGCAACCTCCTCGACAGCATCGAGCTGGGGGAGTGGGCGCTGGAGTTCATCGCCGAGACCGTCATCGACCTCGCGGAAGGAACCCTGGTCCCGGACCTGGACGACCAGATCAGCGAGGGCCTGCCGCGCATGGTCATCCTGAAGCGGTTCGAACTGGCCGAGGCGTGGCGCGGTCACGGCCTGGCCGCACCACTGATCGCGGCGGCGCTGGGGCGGTTCGCCACCACCGCGCGGCTCGCCGTCTGCCGGCTCTCGCCCGCCGACTTCCGTGCCACCGCCGCCGACCGCGTGTCCGCCGAGCTGGCCTGCCTGCGGATGGGGGCGCTGCTGGAGAGCATCGGCTTCTACCTGTGGCGCGGGGTGTACGTGGTCGACCTGCGCGATCCGG
This Jiangella alba DNA region includes the following protein-coding sequences:
- a CDS encoding SMP-30/gluconolactonase/LRE family protein, with product MVNTIQPRLLVHCRADVGEGPVYDISTDSLYWVDIPAGHLWRWDRASRDVAYRQIGEPLGSMALIEGGGYLLASRRGLLVLPGWNDLPVLWQQVEPDRATQFNDGKCDPGGRFVAGTAAHDPRFTGTLYRVDADGSTAALADGIGMSNGLDWSPDGRWFYHADTIAQTVNRYRWDAVAGIPSEPEPFIEIPASDGLPDGLTVDSEGCLWLAVWGAGEVRRYTPDGRPLGAVSVPTPNVSSCAFGGPHGNELYITTAAQAAPSYGRQGRLAGDVFVVTTPVKGQPTRSFPRHGIPQRLLEPRPYELD
- a CDS encoding IclR family transcriptional regulator, whose product is MPRSRPAGRNSNDLYPESTDEHIDIHAAPDPATATPEQARKYNNRSVERVVSMLNVLQESTEPMSLVEIHRSIRMAKATAFRYLWTLEKHRYVERDGDGRYRLGLGFVGMQSRDLEVLQDRARPMLERLRDETGETTNLGVLDGTAVRYVEVAESSRAVRMVSVSGSRDPLYCTALGKAIAAQLPESQVTELLEQVDLKPRTGRTITSSDQFLTELDRIRRQGYAIDDGENEEDGRCVAVAILGTRLPAALSVSAPASRFAMGDIPAVAARLTEVADALAGDPNSQSIGS